One genomic region from Rosa rugosa chromosome 1, drRosRugo1.1, whole genome shotgun sequence encodes:
- the LOC133726136 gene encoding uncharacterized protein LOC133726136 → MDDIFGESLNLEEIHIKQGFDEGHKDGLIAGKEEARQVGLKVGFEVGEELGFYKGCVDVWNSAIRVDPTRLSTRVQKGVKQMEELVERYPVMEPENKSVQEIMEDLRLKFKAVSASLGVKLEYKGYPRASSSGAKDVAF, encoded by the coding sequence ATGGACGACATATTCGGAGAGTCTCTGAACTTGGAAGAGATCCACATCAAGCAAGGCTTCGACGAAGGCCACAAAGACGGCCTGATCGCCGGAAAAGAGGAGGCCAGGCAAGTGGGCCTCAAGGTGGGCTTCGAGGTCGGCGAGGAGCTCGGGTTCTACAAGGGCTGCGTGGACGTATGGAACTCTGCGATCCgggtcgacccgacccggctctCGACCCGGGTCCAGAAGGGGGTGAAGCAGATGGAGGAGTTGGTGGAGAGGTACCCGGTAATGGAACCCGAGAATAAGAGCGTGCAGGAGATAATGGAGGATTTGAGGTTGAAGTTTAAGGCGGTTTCTGCTTCTTTGGGTGTGAAATTGGAGTACAAAGGGTACCCGAGAGCTTCCTCTTCTGGGGCTAAAGACGTTGCGTTTTGA
- the LOC133726135 gene encoding uncharacterized protein LOC133726135 isoform X1 — MLYTMNIKERCFRYACNEQQGGEKMLKSMLGCCKVYISESRNRLALESIERAAKRFSEAPIVNKFEDETYNRVGYTLVSKLAPKPSGDPCPLRMAVLAMVKAAFETIDLESHCGSHPRLGVVDHICFHPLLGASLEQMAGVANSLAADVGSSLQVPTFLYGAAHEERRALDSIRRELGYFKPNSSGEQWVGGPKSEYLALKPDKGPPKVTQEKGVIVIGATRWVDNYNVPVHSTDIAAVRRISKRVSGRGGGLPSVQAMALTYGESVTEVACNLLEPQEVGGDRVQLEVERLAKEEGLTVGKGYFTDLSQEKLIERYLQSVSA; from the exons ATGTTATACACTATGAACATCAAAGAACGCTGTTTTCGATATG CTTGTAATGAGCAGCAAGGAGGAGAGAAAATGTTAAAATCAATGCTTGGTTGCTGCAAGGTGTACATATCTGAAAGCAGAAATAGGCTTGCACTGGAGTCAATTGAGCGAGCTGCTAAGCGATTCTCGGAAGCACCCATTGTCAATAAGTTTGAAGATGAAACTTACAACAGAGTTGGCTACACTCTTGTCTCTAAGCTGGCTCCAAAGCCATCTGGGGACCCTTGTCCCTTGAGGATGGCTGTCCTTGCCATGGTTAAGGCTGCTTTTGAAACCATTGACCTTGAGTCGCACTGTGGAAGTCATCCCCGGCTTGGAGTTGTGGATCATATATGCTTTCACCCCCTTCTTGGTGCTTCGTTGGAACAGATGGCTGGTGTTGCAAACTCCTTAGCGGCAGATGTTGGCTCTAGTCTTCAAG TTCCTACATTTCTATATGGAGCTGCCCATGAAGAGAGGAGGGCACTTGATTCAATTAGAAGAGAGCTCGGTTACTTCAAGCCAAACTCTAGTGGAGAACAGTGGGTTGGGGGTCCAAAATCGGAATACTTGGCACTGAAGCCAGACAAAGGTCCCCCTAAAGTGACTCAAGAGAAAGGTGTCATTGTGATTGGAGCAACCCGGTGGGTGGATAATTATAATGTCCCTGTCCACTCTACTGATATTGCTGCTGTTCGTAGAATTTCGAAACGTGTGAGTGGCAGAGGAGGTGGACTTCCTTCAGTCCAAGCAATGGCCCTTACGTATGGTGAATCTGTCACGGAGGTAGCTTGCAATTTGTTGGAACCACAGGAAGTGGGAGGAGATAGGGTTCAGCTTGAAGTTGAGAGGCTTGCAAAGGAAGAAGGTTTGACAGTGGGGAAGGGCTACTTCACTGATCTTTCTCAAGAAAAATTAATCGAAAGGTATTTGCAATCAGTTTCTGCCTGA
- the LOC133726135 gene encoding uncharacterized protein LOC133726135 isoform X2: MLKSMLGCCKVYISESRNRLALESIERAAKRFSEAPIVNKFEDETYNRVGYTLVSKLAPKPSGDPCPLRMAVLAMVKAAFETIDLESHCGSHPRLGVVDHICFHPLLGASLEQMAGVANSLAADVGSSLQVPTFLYGAAHEERRALDSIRRELGYFKPNSSGEQWVGGPKSEYLALKPDKGPPKVTQEKGVIVIGATRWVDNYNVPVHSTDIAAVRRISKRVSGRGGGLPSVQAMALTYGESVTEVACNLLEPQEVGGDRVQLEVERLAKEEGLTVGKGYFTDLSQEKLIERYLQSVSA; encoded by the exons ATGTTAAAATCAATGCTTGGTTGCTGCAAGGTGTACATATCTGAAAGCAGAAATAGGCTTGCACTGGAGTCAATTGAGCGAGCTGCTAAGCGATTCTCGGAAGCACCCATTGTCAATAAGTTTGAAGATGAAACTTACAACAGAGTTGGCTACACTCTTGTCTCTAAGCTGGCTCCAAAGCCATCTGGGGACCCTTGTCCCTTGAGGATGGCTGTCCTTGCCATGGTTAAGGCTGCTTTTGAAACCATTGACCTTGAGTCGCACTGTGGAAGTCATCCCCGGCTTGGAGTTGTGGATCATATATGCTTTCACCCCCTTCTTGGTGCTTCGTTGGAACAGATGGCTGGTGTTGCAAACTCCTTAGCGGCAGATGTTGGCTCTAGTCTTCAAG TTCCTACATTTCTATATGGAGCTGCCCATGAAGAGAGGAGGGCACTTGATTCAATTAGAAGAGAGCTCGGTTACTTCAAGCCAAACTCTAGTGGAGAACAGTGGGTTGGGGGTCCAAAATCGGAATACTTGGCACTGAAGCCAGACAAAGGTCCCCCTAAAGTGACTCAAGAGAAAGGTGTCATTGTGATTGGAGCAACCCGGTGGGTGGATAATTATAATGTCCCTGTCCACTCTACTGATATTGCTGCTGTTCGTAGAATTTCGAAACGTGTGAGTGGCAGAGGAGGTGGACTTCCTTCAGTCCAAGCAATGGCCCTTACGTATGGTGAATCTGTCACGGAGGTAGCTTGCAATTTGTTGGAACCACAGGAAGTGGGAGGAGATAGGGTTCAGCTTGAAGTTGAGAGGCTTGCAAAGGAAGAAGGTTTGACAGTGGGGAAGGGCTACTTCACTGATCTTTCTCAAGAAAAATTAATCGAAAGGTATTTGCAATCAGTTTCTGCCTGA